Genomic window (Deltaproteobacteria bacterium):
ACACGTTCTGGATCTATTTCGATTTCTCGGGCTACACCGACGCGGCGATCGGCATGGCGCGGCTCGCCGGTTACCGCGTCGAGGAAAACTTCGATCGCCCCTACCTGAAGGCGAACATCCGCGACTTCTGGCGCGCGTGGCACATGTCGCTCACCGCGTTCCTGCGCGACGCGGTGTACATTCCGCTCGGCGGCAACCGCGCCGGGCGCGGGCGGGAGATCGCGAACACCGCCATCGTTTTCGCCGCCATCGGCGCGTGGCACGGCTTTGCGGCGCACTACCTGATCTGGGGCCTGTGGCACGCGGTGGGGTTGATCGTTTACCGTGCGTGGCGACGCCGATATCCCGCGGGTGCGCCGTCGATCTGGAAAACAGTCGCCGCTTGGGCGCTGACGCTCCACTTCGTCGCGGCGGGCTGGGTGTTTTTCGCCTGCGACACACGCACGGCGCTGGCCGTTTTCGCGCGGCTTTTCACGGGGGCGATTCCATGAGCGTCCTTCGCGAGTTTCTGATCGACCTCGCCCACGCGGCGTTCTGGTACGCGCTGATCGCCCTCATCGTGCTCTTCACGACCACCGAGAGTCTGTCGTTCCTTTATGTGACGTTCTGAACCCTACGCGATTCCGAGCGATTCACGGCGTTTGTGACAAATCCGAACAAACCGTGTAGTATGTGGACATTCAGGGCGAAAACATCTCCCAACCGTTTTCGCCGCGTTTTTTTGGGCTTTCCGGGGTCGTTCGACATGCGCAACTTCGTCTGGTGGATTCTCGCATTCGCGCTCGCGGCGTCCGCATTCGGCGCAACGTCGTGCGCCGTTGTGCAGCCGTTCGAGCGCGAGGTGCTCGCGGACCCGATCATGCAGTTCGACTACGACGACCTGGACGCGGCCTACCTCGCCAAGTTGTGCGAGACGCGCGAAGGATCGGCCGGCGGCCAAGGCGGAGCGTCCGGCGGCTGCGGCTGCAAGTGACGGGACGAACAACATGTCTCGAAATCTTGCACGATCACTCTCGCTGATCCTGACCGTCCTGATCGCTTCGGTTTCGTCCGCCGACTCGCTCAAGACGCAGGTGAACGGCTTCGCCGACGACGCGGCGAATTACATCGTCACCGGCGCGATGAAGTACGAGAACGAATTCCACGATCATTACCTGCTCGGCGTGAAGGCGGTGGTGGACGGCATTTCGTCGGCCACGCCGCAAAACCGCTATCACGACAAAACCGTGACGGGCCTTTCCGGCGCGTCGCGCGAGGAACGCCGCAACAAGCTCGGCGGCTTCGTCGGCGGTTACAACTCGGGCACGAAAACCGGGCTCTTCGAGGACACGCCGGACATCAGCGACAAACGACGCGTCGAGCTGTCGGCGTTCGGTTCGGCCGAGATCGACGAGACCACACTCGGCGGCGGCTACATGTATTCGAGCGAAAAGAACTACCTCTCGAACACCGTGTACGGCACGCTCGCGCAAAACTTCGCCATGCGCAACACGACGCTGGCGGCCACGTACTTCCACAACTTCGACACGGTCGAATCGGGCGACGAGGCGATCGGGCGGGC
Coding sequences:
- a CDS encoding DUF4266 domain-containing protein; the protein is MRNFVWWILAFALAASAFGATSCAVVQPFEREVLADPIMQFDYDDLDAAYLAKLCETREGSAGGQGGASGGCGCK